Sequence from the Clostridiisalibacter paucivorans DSM 22131 genome:
TGCTAGGCTGGTTCCATTGAACTGTGGTCTCCCTCAAGAAATCAAATACAAATGTAAAAGGGAACAATTGCATATACTCAGTAATAGGTGCCTTAAATCTCCCTATATTCTCCATCCCTGGAAGAGGCAAGACAACTAAGTAATATGCGCTTATAGAAAATAATAACAATGAATATACTATTATAGACCTTATTATATTTATATATCCATATTTATTATATTGAAAAATCAAAAAAGGTAATGTAAACAGTATTGCTATAAATGGAAAAGTTATAATAGCTAATTTTATGGGTTCTAAATACTTGTACATAATTGCTTCCCTCCTCTTTAGTTAGTTTTTTATATAATTCTTATCTATAATTAAATGATACTATATTTTTGTATCCTTTTTATGTGGTAATTGTATCCTTTTTGTAAATTTAAGACATCCAATTTTTATATTCTCTGAACTGGAAAATATATTCACCACATTTACAAAAACACTTATCTTGTAAGTGCTTTTACAAAATAAGTGTTTGATTTTTCTTTAATTTGATTTTACATTTAAATAATAGCCGTACCACACTCTTTTTTAAATAAATGAATATGAGATTGCTTGAAAGTCAAATGTACTTCTTCTCCCACATTCATACAAGTGGAACCCATTATTCTTACAATAACTTGATTTCCCATACAGTTTAAATACATATAGCTTTCACTGCCCAAATTCTCTACAACTTCAATATCTCCAGAGATATATCCAGACTCAGAAACGATAATATGTTCTGGTCTTATCCCCAAAACTAAGGTTTTATTAATATAATCTGTTAAATCTATGTCATCCTTGTCTATATAAATACTTTGTTCATTATCATTACACATGGACAGATACAATCTATCGCCATCCTGTTTCACATATACATCTAAAAAATTCATCTTTGGAGTCCCAATAAATCCTGCCACAAACTGATTTAATGGATAATCATAGAGCTGTTGTGGAGTTCCCACTTGCTGTATCACACCATCCCTCATCACTACAATTCTATCTCCCATAGTCATAGCCTCAATTTGATCATGGGTTACATAAACAAATGTGGTTGCTAACCTATTATGTAACTTCACAATCTCCGTCCTCATGGAAGTACGAAGCTTTGCATCAAGGTTTGAAAGGGGTTCATCAAGAAGGAATACTTCAGGTTCTCTAACCATAGCTCTCCCCAATGCCACCCTCTGTCGTTGTCCTCCTGACATAGCCTTTGGTTTACGGCCAAGTAAATCCTCTATATCTAATATTTTTGCTACAGAAAAAACTCGTTCTTTAATCTCTTTCTTTGGTACCTTCCGATTTTCTAATCCAAATGCCATATTTTTATAGACTGTCATATGGGGATAAAGGGCATAATTTTGAAATACCATCGCTATATCTCTATCCTTAGGAGGTACATCATTAACTAGCCTATCCCCAATATATAACTCTCCATCTGTTATTTCTTCTAAACCTGCAATCAATCTAAGGAGAGTAGACTTTCCACAACCTGAAGGGCCTACTAGCACAATAAATTCTTTATCTTGAATTTCAAGATTGATATTATTTACTGCCAGTACATCTCTGCCATAAATTTTTTTTAAGCTTTTTAAAGTAATCCCTGCCATTTTTAACCCTCTCTCCTATTCTCTGTACCATCAATCTCAAAGAGTAATTCATTATATTTATAATTATTGATTTGCATTTCTGTTTTATATATCTCTGTTGTTGTTTTATAAGTACAATAGTCATCACCAATAAAATAAAACATAAAATTATAATGGAAAAAAGTAATAAAGACTGCCAATATTGAACCACCCTCGCTGCATTTTCCCAATAGGGATAAGCTATCCCTTTGTTATGCATTACCATGGTATATGGCTTGATCACTAAATCTAATATATTTTTGATGCCAAACCGTTTACTATTATTTATTACTTCTTTTTCAGAGTGTTGAAATCCTGTATCTACAAGGGTATATCCAAATCCCGATATAAACTCAGGTATTATGATCTCATAGCTATTTATTCCCACATCTGTAACCTCTGAAAACCTATTATATGACATATATATTCGTCCATTGTCTTCATCTGCTATATTATTAAATGGGTCCGATTCACTTTGAATTACCCCTGAAATTATATATTTTTTGTCATTGATTTCTACTTCCATTCCTTCAATATCCACTGACCCATATAATTTCCATGCTACTTGCTCATCTAAAATAACCCTATCCTTAGATAAATCTTCTTCTGAGATATACTGTCCGCTTCTAAGATATAGTGGATGAAAAAAGAAATACTCTCCTCCCACCCCAAATACAGTTGTATTGACTGTATCATGTGGACTCTTTACAGCAGTCTCACTTTGTGCAGAATAGGCATCTATCCATGCAACCTTATCCTGTGAACTTTCCGATAATTTTTCATTAACCATTTTACGGAAACTCCCAATATCCTGTGGAGTTGCACGATAATCTGAAGAAAAAAAACAGGAGATTTGGGAAAACCGTTGTTGATTTTCCCCCTGCCACCTCTGTGCCCCTTGCTGTGAAATAAGCAAAGTAGAAAGATGACTATAACCCATAGTAAGAGAGACAGATAAAATTGTTATTATTGCGTAAACTATCAGAAAAAGAGTATGTTTTTTGTTCAGTTTATATCTCATATTCACTTACCTGCCTCCGATAATTTATTTATTCATCATACGAACCTGCATTCCAGGCTCTATAAGCTCTGTTGATGTGGTAATAACATAATCCCCTCTCATCAATGCTCCCGATACAGCAATATTCTGATCATTTTCATCTAAAATTTTGACATCTATCCGTTTTGCAATATATCTACTGCCAAATGGTGTTTTTTTAGATCTCACTGTAAATACAAAATCCCCTCGACTGTCTGAATGTAAAGCACTCCGTGGTATAACAAAATCATAATCGGCACTTGGTTGCTCAATAGACAGTGAAAAGACATCTCCAGACTCTATTTCACCTTCAAGTAAAAATGTAAGTACCTTATCTTCACCAGGATTTGAAGGGTCATTTTTTATTTGTTTTAGCGTTGCAACAATATCACTGTCTTCTACATCGGCTTTATCTCCTATAGATAACATTTCACTTTGCTCCTTGGTAACTGTAAAAGAAAGGGAATATCCTTGAGATGTAGTCTCAATAACAGCCATGGCTGTATTGGGTGATGTCATTCTTCCAGCAGCAATGTTTATAGATTTAATAATACCATCCTTATCTGCTACTACTTTTCCATTAGCTGCATCATTTCTTAATTCATTTACCAATTCCTGTTGCTCATCAATATCTTCTTTTAGTTTTTTTGAATCCAGTTTTGCAATAGCAACCGTCTTTTCATCACTCTCTTTATCCTTTTCAACAGAAAACAACAAATCTTCTAATGTATTCTGTAATTGGTTAGCCTCTTCATCAGCCACCTTCCGTTTATTATATTTTTCTGATAAATCATCATGATTCTTTTGTAATAATTCCAGTGATTCTTCTGCCTCTGATAGATCCTCTTTAGCTTGTTCTAATTCCTCTTCTATCATTTCATACTCTTCATTTTTATCCTGCATATCTTCATAATCGTCTTCCAATCGTTCAAGTTCTAATTCCCATTGTTCTGTATCTATATCAGGTCCTTCTATATACGGTTCATAGTCTTTAATTTCTTCTTCTTTATCTTCTATTCTTCTAATTAATGATGTCAACTCGGAATAGTTTGAAAGTTTAGTTTTTAATTCATTGATTGTATTTTTTAATACTTGAATATTTTCCTTCAATGGCCTTATCACATCTTCACCAGCATTGTTTTTCTCAGCATCAGAAAGCTCCTTTTGCTTTTTTTTCAATGCAGTTTTATTACTTTCTAATTCTCTATTTATACTGTCATAATCAGGATATTTAGCTATTAAAAGTTCATAATCCTCTTCTAGTCTTTGAAGTTCTAATTTTAGACTATCAAGACTTATAGGATTCCTTTCTCTCGATGGTTGAGCATTGTCAATTTGATTTTCCTTGTCTTCTATTTGTCGTTCAAGAGACTTTAGCATTTCATCGGTAGCACCTGAATAATCAGTAAGTTCAGATTGTAGTTCATTTACTTCATCTGTTAAATCTTCAATCTCTTCTTTCTTCATATTTATTAAACGCTCCACATTGTCTACCTGATATTGGGATACATTATTTTCATCACGCTTTGTCATCGCCTCTTCAAGTTCCTGTTTTGTTCTTTCAATATTCCTGTCTTGTTGAGTATAGTCTGGTGAAGGCCAATTGATTAACATCTTCTGATATTGCAATTTTAAATCATCTAATGTATCCAAAGCCATTTCCAATTCTTCACTTTCTTCATCATCAAGTGAGAACAATACATCTCCTTCTTTTACTGTATCACCAGACTGGACTAAAACCTCCTGCACCTTCCGTGACTGACTAATCATCACTTCATAGTTACCAATTGCCTCAGCAATACCAGATCCCCTAATTACAGTGCCTATTTCACCTTCTTTAACACTGTGGACCGATACCTGTGGCAATGACATATTCATAATGGTGTTAGAAAAAAAGGTTAATATCAACATTATAATAAAGAAGATAAATCCTGCTTTTTTTGGCCAAATTCTTTTTATACTTTTTTCTTCATTCATAATTTCTACTCCTTTATATCTATCCTTTTACGGAACCAGAATGTGTAATGCCTTCTACCAAATATTTTTCTCCGTGTAGGAAAAGTAATAAAGGTGGAATCATATATATGGTAGCTACTGCAAATGCCAATCCTATTTCTTCGGTATTGATATTTGACAAATATACCGATAGAGGATGTTTCCCAATATCTGATAACAATATAATCGGTTGCTCCACCATATTCCAATTATCTATAAATGCTAAAATAGCAACAGAATAGATAGCACTATAACACTGTGGTATACAAATCTTGGTGAAAATCTTCCATTCTGTAGCCCCATCAATCTTAGCCGACTCAATTAATGCCTCTGGAATACGCCTCATGAACTTTGTCAAAAGAAACACCGAAAAAGGTGCAAATATACCAGGTAAAATAACCGACCACCTATTATCAAGAAGCCCTGTCCAATCAGCTACCAGATAATTGGGTACAAGCATAACCTGATATGGCATCAACATCAATATTATATATATAAAAAACAGAATCTTATATACTCTACCACTACAGCGATAAAAGGTATATGCTGCAAATGTTGCCATCACTACTTGTCCAACTACTATGGGGATTACCAAAAAAGCAGAATTCCAAAATTTAAATAGATAGTCTGGACTTTGCAACAATACAGAAAAATACTGTTTAAAGGAAACCATATCTGGAATAAGCTTTAAATTGACTTTTTCAGATGTATATTCATTATCAGAGGTTATTTCTGAAAATACTTTCCCATAATTTGCCGACAATTCCCATTGAGACATAAAAGAATTAGTTATGGTCAGAAGGGTTGGCAAAATAAATAATACTGCAAATAAAAATGCAATTAGAAACAATATACTACGAGAAAAATAATGTCTCTTTTTCACCCTTCCACATCCTTTCCAAAATAATTCTCAATAATAAATAAGATACCTATAATAACAATCATCACTATTCCCATTAGAATTGCAGCCGTAGCCAATTTTTGATAATCCAATGCCTTAAAGGTATTATTCATAAAATGCTGCAGCATATATAACCTATCATAAGGATAATCACCTGTAAGCAAATGTATCTCTCTAAATACCTTAAATGAATTTATCAAAGACAATAATGCAACAAAAAGTATTGTGGGAGAAATGAAACGCAGTTTAATCTGAACAAATTTAAACCATGGGCTTGCATTTTCAATTTCTGCGACTTCTAATAATGTCTTTGGAATATTGTTTAACCCCGCCATGAACAGTATCATATTGTAGCCAAGATTTTTCCATAAAAATAATATTATAATGACAAATTGGGAATAGTCGGATTTTAGCCATTTGATTGGTTCTAATCCAAATACTCCAATCAAACTATTCATAGGACCATTGAAATTGAAAACCACTTTCCAAACAAGGACTACTGAAGCAACTGGCACCATCATAGGACTA
This genomic interval carries:
- a CDS encoding ABC transporter ATP-binding protein, coding for MAGITLKSLKKIYGRDVLAVNNINLEIQDKEFIVLVGPSGCGKSTLLRLIAGLEEITDGELYIGDRLVNDVPPKDRDIAMVFQNYALYPHMTVYKNMAFGLENRKVPKKEIKERVFSVAKILDIEDLLGRKPKAMSGGQRQRVALGRAMVREPEVFLLDEPLSNLDAKLRTSMRTEIVKLHNRLATTFVYVTHDQIEAMTMGDRIVVMRDGVIQQVGTPQQLYDYPLNQFVAGFIGTPKMNFLDVYVKQDGDRLYLSMCNDNEQSIYIDKDDIDLTDYINKTLVLGIRPEHIIVSESGYISGDIEVVENLGSESYMYLNCMGNQVIVRIMGSTCMNVGEEVHLTFKQSHIHLFKKECGTAII
- a CDS encoding ABC transporter permease gives rise to the protein MRYKLNKKHTLFLIVYAIITILSVSLTMGYSHLSTLLISQQGAQRWQGENQQRFSQISCFFSSDYRATPQDIGSFRKMVNEKLSESSQDKVAWIDAYSAQSETAVKSPHDTVNTTVFGVGGEYFFFHPLYLRSGQYISEEDLSKDRVILDEQVAWKLYGSVDIEGMEVEINDKKYIISGVIQSESDPFNNIADEDNGRIYMSYNRFSEVTDVGINSYEIIIPEFISGFGYTLVDTGFQHSEKEVINNSKRFGIKNILDLVIKPYTMVMHNKGIAYPYWENAARVVQYWQSLLLFSIIILCFILLVMTIVLIKQQQRYIKQKCKSIIINIMNYSLRLMVQRIGERVKNGRDYFKKLKKNLWQRCTGSK
- a CDS encoding biotin/lipoyl-binding protein is translated as MNEEKSIKRIWPKKAGFIFFIIMLILTFFSNTIMNMSLPQVSVHSVKEGEIGTVIRGSGIAEAIGNYEVMISQSRKVQEVLVQSGDTVKEGDVLFSLDDEESEELEMALDTLDDLKLQYQKMLINWPSPDYTQQDRNIERTKQELEEAMTKRDENNVSQYQVDNVERLINMKKEEIEDLTDEVNELQSELTDYSGATDEMLKSLERQIEDKENQIDNAQPSRERNPISLDSLKLELQRLEEDYELLIAKYPDYDSINRELESNKTALKKKQKELSDAEKNNAGEDVIRPLKENIQVLKNTINELKTKLSNYSELTSLIRRIEDKEEEIKDYEPYIEGPDIDTEQWELELERLEDDYEDMQDKNEEYEMIEEELEQAKEDLSEAEESLELLQKNHDDLSEKYNKRKVADEEANQLQNTLEDLLFSVEKDKESDEKTVAIAKLDSKKLKEDIDEQQELVNELRNDAANGKVVADKDGIIKSINIAAGRMTSPNTAMAVIETTSQGYSLSFTVTKEQSEMLSIGDKADVEDSDIVATLKQIKNDPSNPGEDKVLTFLLEGEIESGDVFSLSIEQPSADYDFVIPRSALHSDSRGDFVFTVRSKKTPFGSRYIAKRIDVKILDENDQNIAVSGALMRGDYVITTSTELIEPGMQVRMMNK
- a CDS encoding carbohydrate ABC transporter permease, encoding MKKRHYFSRSILFLIAFLFAVLFILPTLLTITNSFMSQWELSANYGKVFSEITSDNEYTSEKVNLKLIPDMVSFKQYFSVLLQSPDYLFKFWNSAFLVIPIVVGQVVMATFAAYTFYRCSGRVYKILFFIYIILMLMPYQVMLVPNYLVADWTGLLDNRWSVILPGIFAPFSVFLLTKFMRRIPEALIESAKIDGATEWKIFTKICIPQCYSAIYSVAILAFIDNWNMVEQPIILLSDIGKHPLSVYLSNINTEEIGLAFAVATIYMIPPLLLFLHGEKYLVEGITHSGSVKG
- a CDS encoding carbohydrate ABC transporter permease, with protein sequence MKRIISFLKSHKKNKKVESIFLLPSLLGVLIFFLVPFIVIIYYSLINNPMEQKFVFLDNFNALFDNSAFILAAKNTATFSLLAVPLAVILSLVLALLLESQIPYKSQFRTFFLSPMMVPVASVVLVWKVVFNFNGPMNSLIGVFGLEPIKWLKSDYSQFVIIILFLWKNLGYNMILFMAGLNNIPKTLLEVAEIENASPWFKFVQIKLRFISPTILFVALLSLINSFKVFREIHLLTGDYPYDRLYMLQHFMNNTFKALDYQKLATAAILMGIVMIVIIGILFIIENYFGKDVEG